A window of Nonomuraea angiospora genomic DNA:
CGAGGTGGTCGTCCACGAGGTGTGGTGGCAGCGCTGGTGGGGCGCGATCCCCGGCGCGGTGGCGGGCCTGGCGCTCTACTTCGAGGGCCGCGCCGCGCTGAGCGACCTCGTCGGCGACGCCTGGGCCCACCCCGTCGCGTACGTCGCCGCCTGGACCCTCTTCGCCGTCGTCTTCGCCCTGTGCAGCCGCTACCCCCGGACCCTCCGGCCGACGTGATCTTCTCCGCCCCATAGGGGACGCCAGGTCGGTCCGCAGGCGGACGACGGGCGGCGGGCGCGGCGCCTACCGTCGTCGGCATGTTGAACGACCAGGTGACCTTTCGGCGCATCGCGGCGGGCGTACTGCTCATCGTGGCCCCGCTGCTCCAGGCCGTCGCCGTCGTCGTCGATCCCGGCACCTGGGGCGACGACCGGGAGGCGGTCAGCTACGGCGCGAACCCCGCGCTGGCCCAGACCGAGTCCGCGCTCTACCACTGGAGCTGGATGCTCATGGCCGTGGCCGCGCTCGGCCTGGCCCATCTCACCCGGCGCAGGGCCACGCGGCTCGGCCACGTGGCGGCGGGGATGACGGTGATCGGCTATCTCTCGATGTCCGCGCTGCTCATGATGGACCCCGTCGAGTGGTGGCTGGGACAGCACCACCCGCCGGAGGAGGCCCAGCGGATCCTCGACGAGATGCTGAACCTGCCCGGCGTCATCATCGGCTTCCAGATGCCGTGGATGTTCTTCGCCATCCTCGGCCTGCCGCTGCTGACCGCGGCCGTGTGGCGGGCGGGCTTCGTCGGCTGGTGGGTGCCGCTGCTCGTCTTCACCGGCTACGTCGTCTCGTTCCCCATCCCGTACGGGCCCCTGACCGTGGCGTTCTGGATCCTGCCCGTCGCCGCCCTGGGCTGGACCGGGTTGAAGATCCTGCGCATGGGCGACGAGGCGTGGGCGGCGTACTATCCGGCTCCGGCCCTCGTGTCAGCCTAGGGCCGGGATCCAGCCCGCGGTGACCGCGAGGATGAGGAAGAAGCCCAGGACGATCCGGTAGATCACGAAGCCGGTGAAGCGGTGGGTGCTGATGTAACGCAGGAACCAGGCCACGGCCAGGTATCCGACGACGAACGAGATCACCGTGGCGAGGATCGTCGGCCCCCACTCGGGGGCCGGGCCCTTGCCGATCTCGCGCAGCTCGTAGACGCCCGAGCCCAGCACGGCGGGGATGGCCAGCAGGAACGAGTATTTGGCGGCGTCCTCACGGCGGTAGTCGAGCAGCAGGCCGGCGGTCGTGGTGCCGCCCGAGCGGGACACGCCGGGGATCAGGGCGAGCGCCTGGGCGAAGCCGTACACGATGGCGTGGGTGAAGCTGAGGTGCTTCTCCAGCGTGAGCTTGTTGCGGGCGGTGCGGTCGGCGAACCAGAGGAGGAGGGCGAAGACGATCAGCGTCGTGCCCACCAGGCGCAGGTCGCGGAAGACGGTCTCGATCTGGTCCTTGAACGTCACCCCGAGCACCACGATCGGCAGCGAGCCGACGATGATGTACCACCCCATGCGCGCGGCCCAGTGGCCGCGCAGGTCCCTGTTGAACAGGGATCTGGTCCAGGTCGAGATGATCTCCCAGATCTCCTTGCGGAAATAGATCAGCACGGCCAGCTCGGTGCCGATCTGGATGACGGCGGTGAACGCCGCGCCTGGGTCCTGCCAGCCGGCGATGGCGGAGACCACCCGGATGTGGGCGCTGGAGGAGATCGGCAGGAACTCCGTGAGCCCCTGGACCAACCCCAGAACCACCGCTTCTAGCCAGCCGATCACGACGACAACCTTCCGAGAACGCGGGAGTGACGAGGGTGAGGCTAGCGGATGCCGGGGCCGGTGAGTTGCTCGCGTCGCGTACAGAGTCCCGTACGGCCACGAGGAGCACCGACCCCGTGAGATCTCAGAGGCGCTGCCACATCGCGGCGGCGGCCTCGGCGTAGTCGGTGAAGTCGCGGGCCGGGCGGCCGAGCGCCTGGCGCACGCCGTCCGCCACGGAGGCGTTGCGGCCGTCCAGGATGCCGGTGAACAGCGCGGCCAGGCCCGCGGCCTCCTCCTCGGGCACGCCGTCCTTGACGGCCGCGGCCACGTACTCCTCCGGCGTCACCCGCACGAACGAGATCTCCCTGCCGGTGGCCCTGGACAGCTCCTCGGCCGCCTGCGCGAACGTCAGCAGCCGCGGCCCGGTGAGCTCGTAGAGCCTGCCGGCGTGGCCGTCCCGGCTGAGCGCGGCGGCGGCCACGTCGGCGATGTCGTTCACGTCCACGAACGGCTCGGGCACGTCGGCGACCGGCAGCGCGACGACGCCTTCGAGCACCTGGTCGTAGAAGAAGCCCTCGCTGAAGTTCTGCATGAACCAGCTGCAGCGGACGATCGTCCACTCGGCCCCGGACTCCCGCACGGTCCGCTCGCTGGCCTCCGCCTCCGGCTCGCCCCGCCCGGACAGCAGGACCAGCCGCCGTACGCCGCCGCTCACGGCCAGCTCCGTGAACGCCTTGACGTCCTCGTACGCGCCGGGGAAGGCCAGGTCGGGGACGTAAGCGATGTAGACGGCCGTCACGCCGTCGAGGGCCGCCGGCCACGTGGAGCGGTCCTGCCAGTCGAAGAGGGGGCGGGACCCGATCCGCACGGGCAGTCCGAGAGCGTTGAGGCGGTCGACCACACGGCGGCCGGTCTTGCCCGTGCCGCCCAGAACCAGAATCGTCATATGTCTAGTAAGCCGCCATACCCATAAGACTCTCCATGGTTGAGAAGCGCAATGGCATATGCGATCGTCTAACCCATGGACCAGCTGGCGGCGCTCCTGGACGGCCCGCGGGCCCGTGGCGCCTTCCTGCTCCGCTCGATCCTGGATCCGCCCTGGTCGATGCGCATCCAGGACGAGGCCCCGCTGTCGTTGATCGCGCAGGTGCGCGGGGAGTCGTGGATCGCGTTCGACTCGGGCGAGCCGGTGCGCCTGTCGCCGGGGGAGGTCGCGATCGCCCGGGGGCCGCGGCCGTACACGGTGGCCTCGGAGCCCGGCCTCAAGCCGCAGGTCGTCATCCTCCCCGGCCAGGAGTGCCGCACGATCGACGGCGGGTCGCCCTACGGCACCATGTCCATGGGCGTGCGCACGTGGGGGAACGACCCGTCGGGGGGCACCGTGCTGCTCACCGGCACGTACAACCTGGAGGGCGAGGTCAGCAGGCGGCTGCTGGACGCGCTGCCGCAGCTGCTCACCCGGCCGGGCGACCCGATCATCTCGCTGCTCGGCGCCGAGATCGTCAAGGACGAGCCGGGCCAGGAGGCGGTCCTCGACCGGCTGCTCGACCTGCTGCTCATCGCGGTGCTGCGCTCGTGGTTCGCCGCTCACGCGAAGGAGGCGCCCGCCTGGTACCGCGCGATGGGCGACCCGGTGGTGGGCCGGGCCATGCGCCTGCTGCAGAACAACCCGGCGCACCCGTGGACGGTCGCCGCCCTGGCCACCGAGGTGGGCGTGTCCAGGGCGTCGCTGGCCAGGCGCTTCACCGACCTGGTCGGAGAGCCGCCGATGTCCTTCCTCACGGACTGGCGCCTGGCGCTGGCCGCCGACCTGCTGCGGGAGCCGGACGCGACGATCGGCTCGGTGGCCAGGAAGGTCGGGTACGGGAGCCCGTTCGCGCTCAGCGCGGCCTTCAAGCGCGTACGGGGCGTCAGCCCGCAGGAGTACCGGGCCGGATGAAACCACTGCTGCTGCTGGACGTGGACGGCGTGCTCAACCCGATGGGCCGGCCCACTCCGGACTTCCGGCGCTACCGGTGCACGATCGACGGCGACGTCTACACCGTGCACCTCAACCCGCGCCACGGCCGCCGGCTCCTCGACCTGGCCCTGGCGACCGGCTCCGAGCTGGTCTGGGCGACGACGTGGGAGCAGCACGCCAACGAATGGATCGCTCCCAGGATCGGCCTGCCCTCGCTGCCCGTCATCCCCGTGAGCCCGGACGTCGTCTCGGAGCGCGGGGAGATGTTCAAGACGTCGCACGTGGCCCGCTACGTTGGCCGGCGGCCGTTCGTCTGGTTCGACGACCAGGTGTGGGCGGAGGACGAGGAGTATCTCAGGGTGCATCAGGGTCTGGCCGACTTCCTGCTCGTCCACGTGGACCCGCTACGGGGACTGACCAGCCGACATCTGGGCATGGCACACGAATGGCTGACCCTTACAGGGTTTTCTCAGGGTTCCTGACGGGAGTCCGACGGCTTGGCCGTCCGTTGGACAGGTAGGTCGTCACACACGGAGGAAACATCATGTACCGCTCACGAGAGCACAGGATTCTGGCCGGCGTCTGCGGCGGTCTCGCCGACAAGATGGGCCTGCCGCCCACTCTCGTCCGCATCCTGTGGCTGCTGCTGTCGCTCATCCCCGGGCCGCTGTGGGTCGTCTACGTCGCCATGTGGATCCTCGTCCCGGAGGAGCCGCGGGGCTACCGCTCGGCGGCGTGACGCCCGCGCCGGGCGCCGGCCGGCCGCCCGCCGCTCAGGTCCGCGAGGGTGCGCGGATCCTGCACGCGGCGGGCCCGCGACGGCGGCTCGGGGCGCATGCGCCGATGCCCGGGACGCGGCTTATCCTCGAAGGATGAGGGCAAGGCCGCTGACACTCGTCCAGGACGAACTCGTCGACTACGACGCCGCGATGGAGCGCATGACCGACCTCGTCGGGCAGCGCCAGCGGGACGAACGGCCGGACACGCTGTGGCTGCTCAGCCACCCGTCGGTCTACACGATCGGGCGCCGCACGCCGATGTCCCACCTGCCCGCCCCCGAGCGCGGCATCCCCGTCATGGAGACCGGGCGGGGCGGCCAGCTCACCTACCACGGGCCGGGCCAGCTTGTCGGCTACCTGATCGTCAAGCTCGCCGAGGATCAGGGCATCGTCGACTACGTGCGCGAGGTGGAGCTGCGGCTGGTGGAGGCGCTGGGCAAGCTGGGGCTGCCCGCCGAGCGCCGTGACACGCCGCCGGGCTCGGAGCTGCTGACCGGCGTCTGGACCGCCGAGACCGGCCGCAAGATCATCTCGATCGGGATGCGGCAGAGCCGGGGCGTCACGAGCCACGGGTTCGCGCTCAACGTGGACGGTGACCTGGAGCCGTGGAACTGGGCGGTCGCCTGCGGGATGCCCGACGTGGACATGACCTCGCTCAAGCGGGAGCTGGGCACGGCCTCGATGGACGAGGTCCGCACGGCCGTGGCCGCCGCCTTCGAAGCGTCCTGAGCGATCTTTCAGCTGCGTGGAAAGACCTGCACGTCGGCATCATGCCCGCCACCGTCGAGTTTGGCGTCGCACGTATAGAGCGGCGTCTCGAGTGCTTCGGCGAGCGCAAGGTAGGAGGCGTCGTACGACGTGTAATTGTGCCGCAGCTCCCAGACGCGCTCCGCGATGCCCTTGATCTCGTAGCGGGCGATCCGCAGCGCGAGGTAATCGGCTCGTGCCTGCTCCGCCGCGGCCGTGCTGAGCCTGCCGCCGAGCGCGAGGCCCCGCAGGGTCGAGAGCACCTCGACATCGAGCAGGTGAGGGGCGTGGATGCTCGCCTGGAGGGCGTCGATGAGCTCGGCATCCGCCGCGCGTCCCGCCAATGCCTCGACCATCGCGGACGAGTCGATGACGATCACCGCCTGCCCTCGTGGACGGCGTCGAGGATGTCGGCGGTGGACGGCCCTTGGGATCGATCCCGAGACTTGAGCCGCTTGACTATTTCGGCATTGGTCGGCCTGGCGGCGATGTCCGCCAGCTCCCGTGCGACGTAAGCCGAGAGAGACATGCCTGCCTCGGCCGCCCGCTCCTTCAACGACTCGGCCACAGGCTCGGGGACATCGCGGATGTAGAGCGTTGCCATGAAGGAAATGCTAGCAGTTTGCTAGCAGGCGGGTACGGCCGCGGAGGCCGTACCCGCCTGCCGGGTCAGGAGATCGGGACCTCGTCGATCGTGCGGCGGGGGCCGGTGAACCAGTGCTTGGCCGACAGCGCCCACCACAGGGCGATGCCGACCAGCACCACCCCGACCGCGATCGGGGCGTAGTTGACCGAGGTCCAGGTGAAGGCCTCGTTGCCGGGCACGCCGGCGGGCGAGATCGGCATGATGAAGTAGATCGAGACGACGACGATCTCGACGCAGGCGATCCAGCACAGGACCTTGTACTTGCGGCCGAGCGTCCACGGGCCCGGCCTGAAGGCGTCGCCCGCGCGCAGCCGGAGCCAGATCGGGATGAGGAAGGCCAGATAGAGGCCGACGACCGCGATCGACACGACGGCGAGGAACGCGACCGGCGTGGTCAGCCCGGGAGGCGCGTAGAGGGCGGGCAAGGTGATCAGGGCGGCCACGACGCAGCCGCCGATGATCGCGTTGACCGGGGTGCGGTTGCGGTCCACCTTCGACCACAGCCGCCAGCCGGGCACGCCGCGGTCGCGGGAGAACGCGTACGTCATGCGCGACATCGACGTCACGCAGCTCATCCCGCAGAAGAACTGGCCGATCGTGGAGATCGCGAACACCGCGGTGGCCAGCGGGGCGGAGAGCGCGGTCTCGAAGATGGCCCCCACGAAGCCGCCCTGCTTGTTGATCTCGTCCACGTTCGTGGCCGCGAACAGGAACGACAGCAGCAGGATCCAGCCGCCGATCGCCGAGTAGAAGATCGACTGCCACAGCCCCCGGGCGGCGGTCCTGGCCGCGCCCTGGGTCTCCTCCGACACGTGCGCGCAGGCGTCGAAGCCGGTGATCGTGTACTGGGTCAGCAGGAAGCCGAGCGGCAGCACGTAGAACCAGAACGACAGCCCGTCGGAGCCCGCGCCGAAGCCGGAGTTGTTGTTCGTGCCGCCGAAGACGAAGCCGAGCGACTGGTGGTGGTCGGGCGCGAAGATCAGGATCCCGACCACGATCGCGGCGCCCGCGACGTGCCACCAGACCGAGACGTTCTGCAGCAGCGAGATGAGCTTGTGGCTGTAGATGTTGATCAGCGCGTGGGCCACGAGGATGATCACGAACAGCAGGAACGCCTGGGGCAGCGTGGCTTCCCACGCGCCGTCGGTGAGCAGCTTGAGCGTGGTGTTGAGGAACGTGGCGCAGCCGTAGTCGACCGACGCGGTGACGGCGATGAGGCCGATCAGGTTGAGCCAGCCGGTGAACCAGCCGTGGATCGGCTTGCCCAGCGTGGCGGCCCACCAGTAGATGCCGCCTGCCGTCGGGTACGCCGACACCAGCTCCGACATGCAGAAACCGATGATCAGGATGAACGCGGAGATCAGCGGCCAGCCCCAGGAGATGGCGATCGGGCCGCCGTAGTTCCAGGCCTGTCCGAAGGTGGTGAAGCAGCCGGCGAGGATGGAGATGATCGAGAAGGAGATGGCGAAGTTGGAGAAACCGCTCCAGGTGCGGGCCAGCTCCTGCTTGTAGCCGAGCTCGGCGAGTCGCCTGGAATCCTCTTCAGTGGTCATTGAGGTCTCCCTGGGGGGCGCGGAGGACGCTCCATTTGGACTACATCTAGACCATTTCTTTGGCGAGGACAAGGCGTTACAGGTGGGTTTCGGGCGCGTCAGGGTGTCCGGCCAACCGCCAGGACGATCTTCCCGGTGAGGGAACCGCCGAGCTGGGCGGTCTTCGCGGCGTCCAGGTCCTCCCACGAGCCGTTCAGGCCGATCTCGACGGAGACCTCGCCCGCCGCCACCAGGGCGAGCAGGTGCGCGAGATCGTCGGCGGGGGCCGTCACGTCGCCGAAGGAGTTGAGGGACCTGGCCGGGCCCAGGGAGAAGGTCGAGTTCGGGGGGAAGACGGCGGGCTGCCCGCAGGCCCAGCCGACGCTCTGGAGGTTGCCGCCGGGCCTCAGCAGGGCCCAGGCGGCGACGAGCGCCGGCCCGCCGACCGTCTCGATCACGACGTCGACCGGCTCCACCCCGTCCAGGCCCACCATGACGTCGACCCGCTCCACGCCGTCCCGGCCCACCGCGACGTCGACCGGTTCCACGCCGTCCCGGCCCGCCACGACGTCGGCGGCCGCGCCGAGGCCGGCCGCCAGCCGCGCCGCGCGTTCCGGCCTGCTGACCGAGGCGATGACGTGGGCGCCCGCGCGCTGGGCCAGCTGCACGGCCAGCCGTCCCACGGCCCCCGACGCCCCGGTCACCAGGACGCGCGAGCCCGGCGCGGGTCCGGCGGCCCGCAGCGAACGCAGCGCCGTGAGGCCGGCCATCGGGAGCGCGGCGGCCCGTACCAGGTCCACCCCGTCGGGCACCACCGCGATCGAGCCGGTGTCGAACGCCGCCCGCTCGGCCCACGCGCCCGCCCCGAACGCCGCCACCCGCGCCCCTTCGCGCGGTCCCGTGCCGTCCTCGGCGGCGCGCAGGACGACCCCGGCGGCGTCGTAGCCGAGCACGGTGCCCTCCGGCAGGCGGCCCATGTGCCGCAGGTCGCTGAAGTTGACGGACGCCTGACGGACCTCGACGAGCGCCTGCCCGGGCCCCGGCACGGGTTCGGGCACCTCCGCGAAGCGGCCCTCGGCCCCTGGGCCCACGACCAAAGCGCGCATGCTCATCCTCCCTGGCGTCAAGATGCGGACTGCCGGTCCGCTTCGATGGGAGGGATAGTATGAGGACCGACGGTCCGCTTGCAAGAGGAGGTAAGGCCGGTGCGGTCAGACGCGACCCGTAATCGGGAGGCGATCCTGCGGGCCACGGAGGAGCTGCTCGCCGCCCACGGCGCCGAGCACATCTCCCTCGACCGGGTGGCCGCGGCGGCGGGGGTCGGCAAGGGCACGCTGTTCCGGCGCTTCGGCAGCCGTACCGGGCTGTTCCAGGAGCTGCTCGCCGAGCGGGCCGCCGCGCTGGCGCTGGCCATCGAGACGCCCGGCTCCGCGCTCGGGCCCGGCACGCCGCCCGAGGACCGGCTGCCGGCCTTCCTGGACGAGCTGTGCGAGCTGGCCGAGCGCAACCTGGCGCTCTTCGCCGCGCACGAGCGGGCCTGCGCGGAGGACAAGTACCGCGACCCGACCTACCTGCGCTGGCACGCGCACGTGACGAACCTGATCGCCGAGGCCCGACCGGAAGGCGGCCTGGACGCGGAGTTCGCCGCCCACGCGCTGCTGGGCTGCTTCGACGCCGACCTGGCCCGGCACGTCATGGCGGACGGCGGGGCGGCGCGGCTCAAGTCCGCGGTCAGGGGCCTGGCCGAGAGCCTGCTCCAGGGCGCGGCTACTCCGTGAACGCGTCGGTAGCGGCCTGGCAGAAGGCCTTGAGGTCGTCGGGCTTGCGGCTGCTGACCAGGGTGTTGGGCCCTGACGTGCAGATCACGACCTCCTGATCCACCCACGTCGCCCCCGCGTTGCGCAGGTCGGTCCGCAGGCTCGGCCAGGACGTGATCGTACGGCCGCGCACGACGTCCGCCTCGATCAGCGTCCAGGGCGCGTGGCAGATGGCGGCCACGGGCTTGCCCAGGTCGAAGAAGGCGCGGGCGAACCGGACGGCCTGCGGGTCCATCCGCAGGAAGTCGGGGTTCGCGACGCCTCCGGGGAGCACGAGGCCGTCGAACGAGGCCGGGTCGGCGTCCTCCACCGTGGCGTCCACGGCGAACCGGTCGCCCTTGTCCAGGTGGTGGAACGCCTGGACCTGGCCCTGCTTGGTGGAGACGAGCTTGGGCGTGCCGCCCGCCTGCTTGACCGCCTTCCACGGCTCCGTGAGCTCCACCTGCTCCACTCCCTCGGGCGCGACGAGGAACGCGATGATCTTGCCGTCCAACATGTGACCTCCCTTGGGTCGAGTGCTTCCTTTCCCCCTTTCCGGGCGCGGCCGTAGTATGCACCTTTACCCCTAGGGGGTATAGTGGCGGCCAAGGATCAAGGGAGTGGAGGAGTGGGGCATGACCGTCACGACGTACCAGGTTGAGGGCATGACCTGCGGTCACTGCGTGAGCGCCGTGGCCGAGGAGGTCGGCAAGGTCGCGGGCGTCAGCGGGGTCCAGGTGGACCTGTCGGCCAAGGCCGTGACCGTCACGAGCGAGGCGCCGATCGACCGCGGGCTGATCGACGCGGCGGTGGTGGAGGCCGGCTACGAGCTCGCCGGGACGATCGAGCTGCTGCCGCAGGCGGAGGGCGGCTCGTGCTGCGGCTCCGGCGGCTGCCACTGATCGCCCCGTAGGATGCCTCATCGTCCCCTTGGGGGTGCCGCATCACGGCAGCCCCAAGGGGACTGAAAATTTACACCGCAAAAGGAAACGAGAATGAAACAATTTTCCGCAGCGCGTTGACACGCGGACTCTCTATGGTGTGCCTTTCTCTACACAGGAAAACCCCCGCCTGAAGGTGAGGCACATATGAGGAAATGGATCGCGCGCCTGGCAGCGCTGGGTGTCGCGCTGTTAGTTGCGGGTCAGGGCGCGACAGCCGCCCATGCCCAGGAGCCCGCGGCGGGGAAGAAGGTACTGCGCGTCGGGGCCACCCAGTCGATGGACTCGATGAACCCGTTCCTGGCCGTCCGCCTGGTCTCGACGTCGATCCACCGCTGGATGTACGGCTTCCTCACGGTGCCCGACTCCAAGACGCTGCAGCCCAGCGCCGACCTGGCCGAGTCGTGGACCACGTCGCCCGACGGGCTCACGTGGACGTTCAAGATCCGTGCGACCAAGTGGTCGGACGGCAAGCCGGTCACGGCCGACGACGCGGCCTGGACGTTCAACAAGATCATGACGGACGAGGCCGCCAAGACGGCCAA
This region includes:
- a CDS encoding PspC domain-containing protein, with amino-acid sequence MYRSREHRILAGVCGGLADKMGLPPTLVRILWLLLSLIPGPLWVVYVAMWILVPEEPRGYRSAA
- a CDS encoding type 1 glutamine amidotransferase domain-containing protein, yielding MLDGKIIAFLVAPEGVEQVELTEPWKAVKQAGGTPKLVSTKQGQVQAFHHLDKGDRFAVDATVEDADPASFDGLVLPGGVANPDFLRMDPQAVRFARAFFDLGKPVAAICHAPWTLIEADVVRGRTITSWPSLRTDLRNAGATWVDQEVVICTSGPNTLVSSRKPDDLKAFCQAATDAFTE
- a CDS encoding FitA-like ribbon-helix-helix domain-containing protein — translated: MATLYIRDVPEPVAESLKERAAEAGMSLSAYVARELADIAARPTNAEIVKRLKSRDRSQGPSTADILDAVHEGRR
- a CDS encoding zinc-binding dehydrogenase, which encodes MRALVVGPGAEGRFAEVPEPVPGPGQALVEVRQASVNFSDLRHMGRLPEGTVLGYDAAGVVLRAAEDGTGPREGARVAAFGAGAWAERAAFDTGSIAVVPDGVDLVRAAALPMAGLTALRSLRAAGPAPGSRVLVTGASGAVGRLAVQLAQRAGAHVIASVSRPERAARLAAGLGAAADVVAGRDGVEPVDVAVGRDGVERVDVMVGLDGVEPVDVVIETVGGPALVAAWALLRPGGNLQSVGWACGQPAVFPPNSTFSLGPARSLNSFGDVTAPADDLAHLLALVAAGEVSVEIGLNGSWEDLDAAKTAQLGGSLTGKIVLAVGRTP
- a CDS encoding type II toxin-antitoxin system VapC family toxin, with the protein product MIVIDSSAMVEALAGRAADAELIDALQASIHAPHLLDVEVLSTLRGLALGGRLSTAAAEQARADYLALRIARYEIKGIAERVWELRHNYTSYDASYLALAEALETPLYTCDAKLDGGGHDADVQVFPRS
- a CDS encoding heavy-metal-associated domain-containing protein, whose product is MTVTTYQVEGMTCGHCVSAVAEEVGKVAGVSGVQVDLSAKAVTVTSEAPIDRGLIDAAVVEAGYELAGTIELLPQAEGGSCCGSGGCH
- the lipB gene encoding lipoyl(octanoyl) transferase LipB translates to MRARPLTLVQDELVDYDAAMERMTDLVGQRQRDERPDTLWLLSHPSVYTIGRRTPMSHLPAPERGIPVMETGRGGQLTYHGPGQLVGYLIVKLAEDQGIVDYVREVELRLVEALGKLGLPAERRDTPPGSELLTGVWTAETGRKIISIGMRQSRGVTSHGFALNVDGDLEPWNWAVACGMPDVDMTSLKRELGTASMDEVRTAVAAAFEAS
- a CDS encoding HAD domain-containing protein; protein product: MKPLLLLDVDGVLNPMGRPTPDFRRYRCTIDGDVYTVHLNPRHGRRLLDLALATGSELVWATTWEQHANEWIAPRIGLPSLPVIPVSPDVVSERGEMFKTSHVARYVGRRPFVWFDDQVWAEDEEYLRVHQGLADFLLVHVDPLRGLTSRHLGMAHEWLTLTGFSQGS
- a CDS encoding AraC family transcriptional regulator, whose protein sequence is MDQLAALLDGPRARGAFLLRSILDPPWSMRIQDEAPLSLIAQVRGESWIAFDSGEPVRLSPGEVAIARGPRPYTVASEPGLKPQVVILPGQECRTIDGGSPYGTMSMGVRTWGNDPSGGTVLLTGTYNLEGEVSRRLLDALPQLLTRPGDPIISLLGAEIVKDEPGQEAVLDRLLDLLLIAVLRSWFAAHAKEAPAWYRAMGDPVVGRAMRLLQNNPAHPWTVAALATEVGVSRASLARRFTDLVGEPPMSFLTDWRLALAADLLREPDATIGSVARKVGYGSPFALSAAFKRVRGVSPQEYRAG
- a CDS encoding NmrA family NAD(P)-binding protein, which produces MTILVLGGTGKTGRRVVDRLNALGLPVRIGSRPLFDWQDRSTWPAALDGVTAVYIAYVPDLAFPGAYEDVKAFTELAVSGGVRRLVLLSGRGEPEAEASERTVRESGAEWTIVRCSWFMQNFSEGFFYDQVLEGVVALPVADVPEPFVDVNDIADVAAAALSRDGHAGRLYELTGPRLLTFAQAAEELSRATGREISFVRVTPEEYVAAAVKDGVPEEEAAGLAALFTGILDGRNASVADGVRQALGRPARDFTDYAEAAAAMWQRL
- a CDS encoding undecaprenyl-diphosphate phosphatase; the encoded protein is MIGWLEAVVLGLVQGLTEFLPISSSAHIRVVSAIAGWQDPGAAFTAVIQIGTELAVLIYFRKEIWEIISTWTRSLFNRDLRGHWAARMGWYIIVGSLPIVVLGVTFKDQIETVFRDLRLVGTTLIVFALLLWFADRTARNKLTLEKHLSFTHAIVYGFAQALALIPGVSRSGGTTTAGLLLDYRREDAAKYSFLLAIPAVLGSGVYELREIGKGPAPEWGPTILATVISFVVGYLAVAWFLRYISTHRFTGFVIYRIVLGFFLILAVTAGWIPALG
- a CDS encoding amino acid permease, yielding MTTEEDSRRLAELGYKQELARTWSGFSNFAISFSIISILAGCFTTFGQAWNYGGPIAISWGWPLISAFILIIGFCMSELVSAYPTAGGIYWWAATLGKPIHGWFTGWLNLIGLIAVTASVDYGCATFLNTTLKLLTDGAWEATLPQAFLLFVIILVAHALINIYSHKLISLLQNVSVWWHVAGAAIVVGILIFAPDHHQSLGFVFGGTNNNSGFGAGSDGLSFWFYVLPLGFLLTQYTITGFDACAHVSEETQGAARTAARGLWQSIFYSAIGGWILLLSFLFAATNVDEINKQGGFVGAIFETALSAPLATAVFAISTIGQFFCGMSCVTSMSRMTYAFSRDRGVPGWRLWSKVDRNRTPVNAIIGGCVVAALITLPALYAPPGLTTPVAFLAVVSIAVVGLYLAFLIPIWLRLRAGDAFRPGPWTLGRKYKVLCWIACVEIVVVSIYFIMPISPAGVPGNEAFTWTSVNYAPIAVGVVLVGIALWWALSAKHWFTGPRRTIDEVPIS
- a CDS encoding TetR/AcrR family transcriptional regulator, whose amino-acid sequence is MRSDATRNREAILRATEELLAAHGAEHISLDRVAAAAGVGKGTLFRRFGSRTGLFQELLAERAAALALAIETPGSALGPGTPPEDRLPAFLDELCELAERNLALFAAHERACAEDKYRDPTYLRWHAHVTNLIAEARPEGGLDAEFAAHALLGCFDADLARHVMADGGAARLKSAVRGLAESLLQGAATP